From Ananas comosus cultivar F153 linkage group 8, ASM154086v1, whole genome shotgun sequence, one genomic window encodes:
- the LOC109714213 gene encoding pentatricopeptide repeat-containing protein At5g39350, whose product MNGPFRALSKHSPSPPLPLSLLRHAHHLFDQTPTRTPPSYNSLIRAYVQSHLPHHAMRLFAHMVSSGLRPDHFTFPFALKACGDLPLPKLGAAVHRTVLASGFGSDAYVRNALIAMYMNCRDKDAAAKVFDEMANRSVVSWNTMISGCFRNGCADEALAVFDRMVVGGGVEIDRATVVSVLPACAHLRDLGRGRRVNKLVDELGLGAYVPVRNSLIDMYAKCGDLREARRVFEDGKFERDVVSWTAMIGGYVHNGSPNEALALSYRMLQLGVRPNAVTMASLLSACTSLASIFHGKCIHALLIRLRLESDIIVETALIDMYAKSDNVELGLKVFDKGSRRTATWNAIISGNARNGEPISAIRHFKLMLEEAVRPDLATIASLLPAYAEAADLQRAGNIHCCLLKTGFLQSMEATTGLIDIYAKAGNLDAAWVLFHGLRVKDFVAWSAIIAGYGMHGHARVALLLLNRMVESGIEPNEVTFTSLLYSCSHAGLIDEGVRLFDRMIKVHRLKPNVDHYACVVDLLGRAGRLEEAYGLIREMPFEPNYAVWGALLGGCVTYANVELGELAAKHLFEIEPENTGNYVLLGNIYAALGRWQDVATVRKMMVGRGLVKDAGCSLIEASGA is encoded by the coding sequence atgaatggcCCATTCCGCGCCCTCTCCAAACACTCTCCCTCCCCGccactccctctctccctcctccgccaTGCCCACCACCTGTTCGACCAAACTCCCACGAGAACCCCTCCCTCCTACAACTCCCTCATCCGCGCCTATGTCCAATCCCATCTCCCCCACCACGCCATGCGCCTTTTCGCCCACATGGTCTCCTCAGGACTTCGCCCCGACCACTTCACCTTCCCCTTCGCCCTCAAGGCGTGCGGCGACCTCCCGCTCCCCAAGCTGGGCGCTGCGGTCCACCGCACGGTTTTGGCGTCCGGGTTCGGCTCGGACGCCTACGTTCGGAACGCTTTGATCGCCATGTACATGAATTGTCGGGACAAGGACGCCGCCGCCAAGGTGTTCGATGAAATGGCTAACCGGAGCGTCGTGTCGTGGAACACCATGATCTCGGGGTGTTTTCGGAACGGGTGCGCGGACGAGGCGTTGGCGGTGTTCGATCGGATGGTGGTGGGCGGTGGCGTCGAGATCGATCGCGCCACGGTGGTGTCGGTGTTGCCGGCGTGTGCTCACCTGAGGGATTTGGGTAGAGGGCGGAGGGTGAATAAGTTGGTTGATGAGCTTGGTTTGGGGGCTTACGTTCCGGTGAGGAATTCTTTGATTGACATGTATGCAAAGTGCGGGGATTTGCGAGAGGCGCGGAGGGTGTTCGAGGATGGAAAGTTTGAGAGGGATGTTGTTTCGTGGACGGCGATGATAGGTGGATACGTTCATAACGGATCTCCGAATGAAGCTTTAGCTCTCTCTTACCGTATGCTGCAATTGGGTGTGAGACCAAATGCGGTGACGATGGCGTCTCTGCTCTCGGCTTGTACTTCCTTGGCTTCTATTTTTCACGGCAAGTGCATTCACGCGCTATTGATTAGGCTGAGGCTCGAGTCGGACATTATTGTGGAGACCGCGCTTATCGACATGTACGCGAAATCCGATAACGTGGAATTGGGTCTTAAGGTGTTTGATAAGGGCTCGAGAAGAACTGCAACATGGAATGCTATTATATCGGGGAATGCTCGAAATGGGGAACCAATAAGTGCTATAAGACACTTCAAGCTAATGCTGGAAGAAGCTGTGAGGCCGGATTTAGCTACAATTGCAAGCCTCCTCCCGGCCTATGCAGAGGCCGCAGATTTGCAACGAGCGGGAAATATACATTGCTGCTTATTAAAAACAGGTTTTCTTCAAAGTATGGAGGCAACCACCGGTTTAATCGATATCTATGCCAAGGCTGGGAACTTGGACGCAGCGTGGGTGCTCTTCCATGGATTAAGAGTAAAGGATTTTGTTGCGTGGAGTGCTATCATCGCCGGATATGGGATGCATGGGCATGCCAGGGTGGCTCTTTTgcttttaaataggatggtcGAGTCGGGCATCGAACCTAATGAAGTGACGTTCACTTCTCTGTTGTATTCTTGTAGCCACGCGGGTTTGATCGACGAGGGTGTCCGACTGTTTGATAGAATGATCAAAGTGCACCGCTTGAAACCCAACGTCGATCATTATGCCTGTGTCGTTGATCTTCTAGGCCGAGCGGGGCGGCTCGAGGAAGCTTACGGGCTTATCAGAGAGATGCCATTCGAGCCCAATTATGCGGTATGGGGCGCTCTACTTGGCGGCTGCGTGACGTATGCAAATGTGGAATTGGGAGAGTTGGCCGCAAAGCATTTGTTTGAGATCGAGCCTGAGAATACCGGGAATTACGTGCTGTTGGGGAACATATATGCGGCACTAGGCAGGTGGCAAGATGTTGCGACTGTTAGGAAAATGATGGTTGGGAGAGGCTTAGTTAAAGATGCAGGATGCAGCTTAATTGAAGCTAGCGGTGCATGA
- the LOC109714211 gene encoding probable copper-transporting ATPase HMA5 isoform X2: MASRALLLSCINGDGASFSTSRLLSPRPRYPSMPKYPKEPSSSSSSSAAADLCGGGGDVEAPAPDAEGEKKRRAVAVFSVTGVTCAACAGSVEKAVKRLPGIHDAAVDVLNNRAQVIFYPAFVSVEEIRETIEDAGFEATLIEEDIKLVCRLQIKGMTCSSCSSAVESALRAVPGVQKAAVALATEEAEIHFDSKLVKINRLVEAVEGIGYGATVITTGEDRNRIDLKIDGALDERSILMIKDSLQSLPGVDDTNIDPILHKVTISYNSDQAGPRNFIEVVESAGFRASIYPEAGGREMLRNEEIKQYYHSFLWSLVFTIPVFLISMVFMYIPGIKNVLDKKIVHMLTVGELLRWILSTPVQFVIGRRFYTGSYKALRHGSANMDVLIALGTNTAYFYSLYSIVRAAISPNFKGTDFFETSSMLISFILLGKYLEILAKGKTSEAIAKLMDLAPETATLLAYDGEGQVVNEREIDSRLIQKNDVIKVVPGGKVASDGTVIWGQSYVNESMITGESRPVAKRKGDDVIGGTVNENGVLHVRVTRVGSESALSQIVRLVESAQMAKAPVQKLADRISGYFVPLVIILASLTWLAWFLAGKFRSYPKSWIPSSTDSFQLALQFGISVMVIACPCALGLATPTAVMVGTGVGASQGVLIKGGHALEGAHKVNCIVFDKTGTLTTGKPILVDRKILNKMNTREFFEYVGSAEVNSEHPLAKAIIQYAKNILGEEHVWPEARDFESVTGYGVKSTVRDKEVIVGSKSWMSRLGIPIPTEASEFLMEAEEKAQTGIVVLLDGEVVGVLAVSDPLKTNAREVISLLTSMKVECIMVTGDNLGTAKAIAEEVGIDSVVAEAKPENKADKVKELQMSGKTVAMVGDGINDSPALVSADVGIAIGAGTDIAIEAADIVLMKSNLEDVITAIDLSRKTFSRIRMNYVWALGYNIIGIPIAAGALFPSTRLRLPPWVAGAAMAASSVSVVCWSLLLKYYRRPKELDRLPMEGIKIN, from the exons atggCGAGTAGAGCGCTTCTCCTCTCGTGCATCAATGGCGACGGCGCCTCCTTCTCCACGAGTCGCCTCCTCTCGCCGAGGCCCCGGTACCCTTCCATGCCCAAATACCCTAAGGAgccctcgtcgtcgtcctcgtcatcggcggcggcggatttatgcggcggcggaggagacgtggaggcgccggcgccggatgcggagggggagaagaagaggagggcgGTGGCGGTGTTCTCGGTGACGGGGGTGACCTGCGCCGCGTGCGCCGGGTCGGTGGAGAAGGCCGTGAAGCGCCTCCCGGGGATCCACGACGCCGCCGTCGACGTCCTCAACAACCGCGCCCAGGTCATCTTCTACCCCGCCTTCGTCTCG GTGGAGGAAATCAGAGAAACTATTGAAGATGCAGGATTTGAAGCTACATTGATAGAAGAGGATATTAAACTTGTATGTAGGCTGCAGATAAAGGGAATGACATGTTCTTCTTGCTCGAGTGCTGTCGAGTCAGCTTTGCGAGCAGTTCCTGGTGTGCAGAAAGCTGCAGTTGCCTTGGCTACTGAAGAAGCCGAAATCCATTTTGATTCCAAACTTGTCAAAATCAACCGACTGGTGGAAGCAGTCGAAGGAATTGGTTATGGCGCGACAGTGATTACGACAGGGGAAGATAGGAATAGGATAGATCTCAAAATCGACGGTGCACTTGATGAAAGGTCTATTTTGATGATTAAGGATTCCCTGCAATCTCTGCCTGGAGTAGATGATACAAACATCGACCCAATTCTTCATAAAGTAACTATATCATACAATTCTGATCAGGCAGGTCCTAGGAATTTTATCGAAGTCGTTGAATCGGCAGGGTTCAGGGCATCTATCTATCCGGAAGCAGGGGGAAGGGAAATGCTGAGAAATGAGGAGATTAAGCAGTACTATCACTCCTTTCTTTGGAGTCTAGTATTCACAATTCCAGTGTTTCTCATTTCCATGGTGTTTATGTACATCCCGGGAATTAAGAATGTGCTAGATAAGAAGATAGTCCACATGTTAACTGTTGGAGAGCTTTTGAGATGGATTTTATCCACTCCGGTTCAATTTGTTATCGGTCGAAGATTTTATACTGGTTCGTACAAAGCATTGCGACATGGTTCTGCAAATATGGATGTATTGATTGCTTTAGGAACCAACACAGCATACTTCTACTCACTTTACTCGATAGTAAGAGCTGCAATCTCACCAAATTTTAAGGGTACAGATTTCTTCGAGACCAGTTCCATGCTGATATCATTTATCCTATTGGGTAAGTATCTCGAGATCCTGGCTAAAGGGAAAACATCGGAGGCCATCGCCAAGCTTATGGACCTGGCTCCTGAGACTGCGACACTCTTAGCATATGATGGTGAAGGACAAGTCGTTAATGAAAGGGAAATAGATAGTCGGCTGATACAAAAGAATGATGTGATAAAAGTAGTGCCTGGTGGGAAGGTTGCTTCTGATGGTACTGTTATTTGGGGTCAAAGCTATGTTAATGAGAGCATGATAACTGGTGAATCTCGGCCTGTTGCAAAGAGAAAAGGTGATGATGTAATAGGTGGAACAGTCAATGAGAATGGCGTGCTGCATGTAAGGGTAACACGCGTTGGTTCAGAAAGTGCGCTGTCGCAGATTGTGCGGCTTGTTGAATCAGCTCAAATGGCAAAAGCTCCTGTGCAGAAGCTCGCTGATAGGATTTCTGGGTACTTTGTTCCCTTG GTTATTATACTTGCCTCACTCACTTGGCTTGCATGGTTTTTAGCTGGAAAATTCCGTAGTTATCCAAAATCATGGATACCATCTTCCACGGATAGCTTTCAGCTCGCACTTCAATTTGGGATATCTGTTATGGTGATAGCTTGTCCCTGTGCCCTTGGTCTAGCAACTCCAACTGCTGTTATGGTTGGTACTGGAGTCGGTGCTTCTCAAGGTGTGCTGATTAAAGGAGGCCACGCACTCGAGGGCGCACACAAG GTGAATTGCATTGTGTTTGACAAAACGGGGACGCTAACCACTGGAAAGCCCATCCTTGTTGACAGAAAGATTCTGAACAAAATGAACACAAGGGAATTCTTTGAATATGTGGGATCTGCTGAG GTGAACAGTGAGCATCCATTGGCGAAGGCTATCATTCAGTATGCTAAAAACATTTTAGGAGAAGAACATGTATGGCCTGAAGCGCGAGACTTCGAGTCCGTAACTGGCTACGGAGTCAAATCCACGGTTAGAGACAAAGAAGTTATTGTGGGCAGCAAGAGCTGGATGTCGAGATTAGGTATCCCTATCCCTACTGAAGCCTCTGAGTTCCTCATGGAAGCAGAAGAAAAAGCACAAACAGGAATAGTTGTCTTATTGGACGGAGAAGTCGTTGGAGTATTAGCAGTATCAGATCCACTAAAGACCAACGCCCGAGAAGTAATATCTCTTCTTACGTCCATGAAGGTGGAGTGCATTATGGTAACAGGGGATAACTTGGGCACCGCAAAAGCCATTGCTGAGGAGGTTGGTATAGACAGTGTTGTTGCAGAAGCAAAACCAGAAAATAAAGCAGATAAAGTAAAAGAACTACAG ATGAGTGGCAAAACTGTGGCAATGGTTGGTGATGGAATCAATGACTCACCTGCGCTCGTATCTGCCGATGTTGGAATCGCGATAGGTGCAGGCACCGATATCGCCATAGAAGCAGCTGACATTGTCCTCATGAAGAGTAATCTGGAG GACGTGATAACGGCGATCGACCTCTCGAGAAAGACTTTCTCCCGAATCCGAATGAATTATGTATGGGCTCTTGGATACAACATTATTGGAATACCTATTGCTGCTGGAGCTCTGTTCCCATCTACGAGACTCCGTCTGCCGCCATGGGTCGCCGGTGCTGCGATGGCAGCCTCGTCAGTAAGTGTTGTTTGTTGGTCTCTCTTGCTGAAGTACTACAGAAGGCCCAAGGAGCTAGATCGCCTTCCGATGGAAGGAATTAAAATCAACTAA
- the LOC109714211 gene encoding probable copper-transporting ATPase HMA5 isoform X1 — MASRALLLSCINGDGASFSTSRLLSPRPRYPSMPKYPKEPSSSSSSSAAADLCGGGGDVEAPAPDAEGEKKRRAVAVFSVTGVTCAACAGSVEKAVKRLPGIHDAAVDVLNNRAQVIFYPAFVSVEEIRETIEDAGFEATLIEEDIKLVCRLQIKGMTCSSCSSAVESALRAVPGVQKAAVALATEEAEIHFDSKLVKINRLVEAVEGIGYGATVITTGEDRNRIDLKIDGALDERSILMIKDSLQSLPGVDDTNIDPILHKVTISYNSDQAGPRNFIEVVESAGFRASIYPEAGGREMLRNEEIKQYYHSFLWSLVFTIPVFLISMVFMYIPGIKNVLDKKIVHMLTVGELLRWILSTPVQFVIGRRFYTGSYKALRHGSANMDVLIALGTNTAYFYSLYSIVRAAISPNFKGTDFFETSSMLISFILLGKYLEILAKGKTSEAIAKLMDLAPETATLLAYDGEGQVVNEREIDSRLIQKNDVIKVVPGGKVASDGTVIWGQSYVNESMITGESRPVAKRKGDDVIGGTVNENGVLHVRVTRVGSESALSQIVRLVESAQMAKAPVQKLADRISGYFVPLVIILASLTWLAWFLAGKFRSYPKSWIPSSTDSFQLALQFGISVMVIACPCALGLATPTAVMVGTGVGASQGVLIKGGHALEGAHKVNCIVFDKTGTLTTGKPILVDRKILNKMNTREFFEYVGSAEVNSEHPLAKAIIQYAKNILGEEHVWPEARDFESVTGYGVKSTVRDKEVIVGSKSWMSRLGIPIPTEASEFLMEAEEKAQTGIVVLLDGEVVGVLAVSDPLKTNAREVISLLTSMKVECIMVTGDNLGTAKAIAEEVGIDSVVAEAKPENKADKVKELQMSGKTVAMVGDGINDSPALVSADVGIAIGAGTDIAIEAADIVLMKSNLEDVITAIDLSRKTFSRIRMNYVWALGYNIIGMPVAAGALFPSTRVRLPPWVAGAAMAASSVSVVCWSLLLKYYRRPKELDRLRMEQIIIN; from the exons atggCGAGTAGAGCGCTTCTCCTCTCGTGCATCAATGGCGACGGCGCCTCCTTCTCCACGAGTCGCCTCCTCTCGCCGAGGCCCCGGTACCCTTCCATGCCCAAATACCCTAAGGAgccctcgtcgtcgtcctcgtcatcggcggcggcggatttatgcggcggcggaggagacgtggaggcgccggcgccggatgcggagggggagaagaagaggagggcgGTGGCGGTGTTCTCGGTGACGGGGGTGACCTGCGCCGCGTGCGCCGGGTCGGTGGAGAAGGCCGTGAAGCGCCTCCCGGGGATCCACGACGCCGCCGTCGACGTCCTCAACAACCGCGCCCAGGTCATCTTCTACCCCGCCTTCGTCTCG GTGGAGGAAATCAGAGAAACTATTGAAGATGCAGGATTTGAAGCTACATTGATAGAAGAGGATATTAAACTTGTATGTAGGCTGCAGATAAAGGGAATGACATGTTCTTCTTGCTCGAGTGCTGTCGAGTCAGCTTTGCGAGCAGTTCCTGGTGTGCAGAAAGCTGCAGTTGCCTTGGCTACTGAAGAAGCCGAAATCCATTTTGATTCCAAACTTGTCAAAATCAACCGACTGGTGGAAGCAGTCGAAGGAATTGGTTATGGCGCGACAGTGATTACGACAGGGGAAGATAGGAATAGGATAGATCTCAAAATCGACGGTGCACTTGATGAAAGGTCTATTTTGATGATTAAGGATTCCCTGCAATCTCTGCCTGGAGTAGATGATACAAACATCGACCCAATTCTTCATAAAGTAACTATATCATACAATTCTGATCAGGCAGGTCCTAGGAATTTTATCGAAGTCGTTGAATCGGCAGGGTTCAGGGCATCTATCTATCCGGAAGCAGGGGGAAGGGAAATGCTGAGAAATGAGGAGATTAAGCAGTACTATCACTCCTTTCTTTGGAGTCTAGTATTCACAATTCCAGTGTTTCTCATTTCCATGGTGTTTATGTACATCCCGGGAATTAAGAATGTGCTAGATAAGAAGATAGTCCACATGTTAACTGTTGGAGAGCTTTTGAGATGGATTTTATCCACTCCGGTTCAATTTGTTATCGGTCGAAGATTTTATACTGGTTCGTACAAAGCATTGCGACATGGTTCTGCAAATATGGATGTATTGATTGCTTTAGGAACCAACACAGCATACTTCTACTCACTTTACTCGATAGTAAGAGCTGCAATCTCACCAAATTTTAAGGGTACAGATTTCTTCGAGACCAGTTCCATGCTGATATCATTTATCCTATTGGGTAAGTATCTCGAGATCCTGGCTAAAGGGAAAACATCGGAGGCCATCGCCAAGCTTATGGACCTGGCTCCTGAGACTGCGACACTCTTAGCATATGATGGTGAAGGACAAGTCGTTAATGAAAGGGAAATAGATAGTCGGCTGATACAAAAGAATGATGTGATAAAAGTAGTGCCTGGTGGGAAGGTTGCTTCTGATGGTACTGTTATTTGGGGTCAAAGCTATGTTAATGAGAGCATGATAACTGGTGAATCTCGGCCTGTTGCAAAGAGAAAAGGTGATGATGTAATAGGTGGAACAGTCAATGAGAATGGCGTGCTGCATGTAAGGGTAACACGCGTTGGTTCAGAAAGTGCGCTGTCGCAGATTGTGCGGCTTGTTGAATCAGCTCAAATGGCAAAAGCTCCTGTGCAGAAGCTCGCTGATAGGATTTCTGGGTACTTTGTTCCCTTG GTTATTATACTTGCCTCACTCACTTGGCTTGCATGGTTTTTAGCTGGAAAATTCCGTAGTTATCCAAAATCATGGATACCATCTTCCACGGATAGCTTTCAGCTCGCACTTCAATTTGGGATATCTGTTATGGTGATAGCTTGTCCCTGTGCCCTTGGTCTAGCAACTCCAACTGCTGTTATGGTTGGTACTGGAGTCGGTGCTTCTCAAGGTGTGCTGATTAAAGGAGGCCACGCACTCGAGGGCGCACACAAG GTGAATTGCATTGTGTTTGACAAAACGGGGACGCTAACCACTGGAAAGCCCATCCTTGTTGACAGAAAGATTCTGAACAAAATGAACACAAGGGAATTCTTTGAATATGTGGGATCTGCTGAG GTGAACAGTGAGCATCCATTGGCGAAGGCTATCATTCAGTATGCTAAAAACATTTTAGGAGAAGAACATGTATGGCCTGAAGCGCGAGACTTCGAGTCCGTAACTGGCTACGGAGTCAAATCCACGGTTAGAGACAAAGAAGTTATTGTGGGCAGCAAGAGCTGGATGTCGAGATTAGGTATCCCTATCCCTACTGAAGCCTCTGAGTTCCTCATGGAAGCAGAAGAAAAAGCACAAACAGGAATAGTTGTCTTATTGGACGGAGAAGTCGTTGGAGTATTAGCAGTATCAGATCCACTAAAGACCAACGCCCGAGAAGTAATATCTCTTCTTACGTCCATGAAGGTGGAGTGCATTATGGTAACAGGGGATAACTTGGGCACCGCAAAAGCCATTGCTGAGGAGGTTGGTATAGACAGTGTTGTTGCAGAAGCAAAACCAGAAAATAAAGCAGATAAAGTAAAAGAACTACAG ATGAGTGGCAAAACTGTGGCAATGGTTGGTGATGGAATCAATGACTCACCTGCGCTCGTATCTGCCGATGTTGGAATCGCGATAGGTGCAGGCACCGATATCGCCATAGAAGCAGCTGACATTGTCCTCATGAAGAGTAATCTGGAGGACGTGATAACGGCGATCGACCTCTCGAGAAAGACTTTCTCCCGAATCCGAATGAACTATGTATGGGCTCTTGGATACAACATTATTGGAATGCCTGTTGCTGCTGGAGCTCTGTTCCCGTCTACCAGAGTCCGTCTGCCGCCGTGGGTCGCCGGTGCTGCGATGGCAGCCTCGTCAGTAAGTGTTGTGTGTTGGTCTCTCTTGCTGAAGTACTACAGAAGGCCCAAGGAGCTAGATCGCCTTCGGATGGAACAAATTATAATCAACTAA
- the LOC109714360 gene encoding actin-depolymerizing factor-like codes for MANSASGMAVHDDCKARFLELKAKRVYRFIVFRIEEKLQQVTVEKLGQPDESYDDFTASLPPDECRYAVFDFDFVTDENCQKSKIFFISWAPDTSKTRSKMLYASSKDRFRRELDGIQVELQATDPSEMSIDIVKGRAI; via the exons ATG GCGAACTCCGCGTCGGGAATGGCGGTGCACGACGACTGCAAGGCGCGGTTCTTGGAGCTGAAGGCGAAGAGGGTCTACCGGTTCATCGTGTTCAGGATCGAGGAGAAGCTGCAGCAGGTGACCGTCGAGAAGCTCGGGCAGCCCGACGAGAGCTACGACGACTTCACCGCCAGTCTGCCCCCCGACGAGTGCCGCTACGCCGTCTTCGACTTCGACTTCGTCACCGACGAGAACTGCCAAAAGAGCAAGATCTTCTTCATCTCCTG GGCGCCTGATACATCGAAGACGAGGAGTAAGATGCTCTATGCTAGCTCGAAGGACAGGTTCAGGAGGGAACTTGATGGCATACAAGTGGAGCTACAAGCGACTGATCCGAGCGAGATGAGCATCGACATCGTAAAAGGGCGAGCTATTTAA